One Fusarium musae strain F31 chromosome 6, whole genome shotgun sequence DNA segment encodes these proteins:
- a CDS encoding hypothetical protein (EggNog:ENOG41), with protein sequence MTRAQQTISLALLVSSLYLALFLELIPLPPLIQEQIVPVLPFWALVSFGAYLLFRLGFGILTFNDVPNAHKELTAEIEQAKVELRQLGVTVD encoded by the exons ATGACTCGCGCTCAGCAGACCATTTCTCTCGCCCTCTTGGTTTCTTCT CTCTACCTTGCGCTCTTCCTCGAGCTCATCCCCCTTCCTCCTCTGATCCAGGAGCAGATCGTCCCTGTG CTCCCCTTCTGGGCCCTCGTCTCCTTCGGCGCATACCTCCTCTTCCGTCTCGGCTTCGGCATCCTTACCTTCAACGACGTCCCCAACGCACACAAGGAGCTCACGGCGGAGATTGAGCaggccaaggttgagctCCGACAGCTCGGCGTCACTGTCGACTAA
- a CDS encoding hypothetical protein (EggNog:ENOG41), protein MRRDVRSAARRISSNPDDGHVADDGNPPGSTNDTYLLNEEKSISALPQIDLPQTEVLPIDPRLQYPAVDSEPAWQDISWDLGAESISFLDSVFTHDYNFDNMPNSPRIYASEEIVDALQNPYEILELDPSTLKAAIDAYFDLASLAIPILDRNSFQADYTSQRASPALVYAVACRGCPFLSMSRKWLVQQRLASEFRRAWLEARSATGDKQSIRLDDLEALALMVDFTYEPAEDVNTALHSQLGSLFLTHDSLVLMTLQYQILCHTSLAEGSLAPLHGTEERKRLLFWYVYGKDTFRALDQKSPSRIRDGQAEVMEQLPEHEERTYLDAILALAIIVRKINHDFLGVAAGHANVSHQDVVKLYGQLEEWRKKLPSYLLWDAKRDFSLTAESGTGKVAQAHQLQQAILLFLEHNCCMQIERCASERGITNPISLEAVMLNHLIEYQTLAMTNNITEAVKWLRSQKVCQNTPQGTVAYPLFDLSPDILRDICAGTAYWLCDRGKKLINFNKASVSSTGYGEVSLTQGAENFAANAALLKDAVATAKSHSDTPCLVEKLDGQLSSLNEAIKSANNGR, encoded by the coding sequence ATGCGCCGTGATGTCCGTTCTGCCGCTCGTCGAATCTCATCCAACCCCGATGACGGGCATGTGGCTGATGATGGTAACCCTCCCGGCAGTACCAACGATACCTATCTACTcaatgaggagaagagcatcTCCGCCCTACCCCAGATTGACCTACCGCAGACTGAGGTGTTGCCTATTGACCCAAGACTACAATATCCGGCTGTTGACTCTGAGCCTGCATGGCAAGATATTAGTTGGGATCTGGGAGCTGAGAGTATCTCGTTTCTTGACAGTGTCTTTACGCACGACTACAACTTCGACAATATGCCCAACAGTCCTCGGATATACGCCAGTGAGGAGATCGTAGATGCTTTACAAAACCCTTACGAAATCCTCGAACTTGATCCGAGCACTCTTAAAGCAGCAATCGACGCTTACTTTGACCTGGCGTCGCTCGCTATCCCGATACTAGACAGAAACTCATTCCAGGCTGACTACACGAGCCAAAGAGCCAGCCCTGCATTGGTGTACGCTGTAGCATGCCGAGGATGCCCCTTCCTATCGATGTCGCGAAAATGGCTGGTGCAGCAGCGGCTGGCGAGCGAGTTCAGACGAGCATGGCTAGAGGCAAGGTCAGCTACAGGGGACAAGCAATCAATCAGACTGGACGACCTTGAAGCTCTGGCTCTCATGGTCGACTTTACCTACGAACCGGCTGAGGATGTCAACACAGCGCTCCATTCCCAGCTTGGTAGCCTTTTCCTAACACACGACAGCCTGGTCCTCATGACACTACAGTATCAGATTCTTTGCCACACGTCCTTGGCCGAAGGCTCCTTAGCACCTTTGCATGGGACAGAAGAGCGAAAAAGGTTGCTTTTCTGGTACGTGTATGGAAAAGATACGTTCCGCGCCCTCGACCAAAAATCCCCTTCTCGTATCAGGGACGGCCAAGCTGAAGTTATGGAGCAACTACCAGAGCATGAAGAGCGAACATATCTTGATGCCATACTCGCTTTAGCCATCATCGTAAGAAAGATCAACCATGACTTTCTGGGTGTTGCTGCTGGACATGCAAATGTCAGCCACCAAGATGTCGTCAAGTTATACGGTCAACTGGAAGAGTGGCGTAAGAAGTTGCCCTCTTACTTGCTTTGGGACGCTAAACGAGACTTCAGCCTGACTGCTGAAAGCGGGACTGGGAAAGTAGCCCAAGCGCACCAGCTGCAACAGGCTATCCTTCTGTTTCTCGAACACAACTGCTGCATGCAAATCGAAAGATGTGCTTCAGAACGTGGGATAACTAACCCCATCTCACTGGAGGCGGTTATGCTGAATCACCTTATCGAGTACCAAACCTTGGCAATGACGAACAATATAACAGAAGCTGTTAAGTGGCTCCGGTCGCAGAAAGTATGCCAGAACACACCTCAAGGCACTGTTGCCTATCCCCTGTTCGACCTTTCCCCAGACATCCTGCGCGATATCTGTGCTGGCACTGCTTATTGGCTGTGCGACCGCGGGAAGAAACTCATCAATTTCAACAAGGCTTCCGTCAGTTCCACAGGCTACGGGGAGGTTTCTCTAACGCAAGGGGCGGAAAACTTTGCCGCAAATGCGGCATTACTGAAAGATGCCGTGGCAACAGCAAAATCGCACAGTGATACACCATGCTTGGTCGAGAAGTTGGACGGGCAGCTCTCATCTTTGAACGAGGCGATCAAAAGCGCCAATAACGGCCGATGA
- a CDS encoding hypothetical protein (EggNog:ENOG41~MEROPS:MER0004154), with product MRIQILGTAVSAALLGFVTVPVQASSPCPLFGPDLPIPTGLGDDASIKRAVSEILQLAPSLDIDFQNTSFSVDIYPAADKQPLFTYHHSAAYRGHGVQVVNDTTVYRIGSISKLLTAYVYLLEVGDVSFNQPITRYVPELADISAELRKKHASNLKYVDWDVITIGALASHMAGIPRDSPSPASSDRQLERLGFPPVRPVDFAYCGKSVLYPCNRTAFFDVIQNRHPVEAAFSTPIYSNIGYQIMAYALENITGTTYPDILSRQLILPLRLNSTSYAKPANADSSIIPGSPSGSWYDVDTRDEGPAGGIYSSIADLRRIGQSLLTYEVLSPSATRRWMKPVSFTADPQVAVGAPWEIARLPSTNRTSWMYTKGGQLGMYSSLMALLPDWGVGLTVLAAGTDAPGVVGMMPGAIVSKLVPALEQAAKRQARRSYSGRYGNERNGMTVAVQDSLPGLGVTSWHLDGRDMFDSIRLMVSESSTGSGNVSMRLYPTGLQTQTDGKARLESWRAVYEIIDASSPSSSYCASWFSVDSVTYGGVSIDEFVIGLSADGTAQGITISAFNTWLERVGSGMLRLGCQKGGRKAWDLFSM from the exons ATGCGCATCCAAATCCTAGGAACAGCTGTATCAGCAGCCCTCTTGGGCTTTGTCACAGTGCCAGTACAAGCTTCGAGTCCTTGTCCCCTATTTGGACCAGATTTACCCATTCCAACAGGGCtgggtgatgatgcttcTATCAAGAGGGCCGTATCTGAAATCCTACAGCTTGCTCCAAGCCTCGATATCGACTTTCAGAATACATCTTTCTCCGTCGACATCTATCCAGCGGCAGACAAACAACCCCTTTTCACCTATCATCACTCAGCCGCATACCGTGGACACGGCGTCCAGGTCGTCAATGATACGACAGTTTATCGCATAGGTAGCATCTCGAAATTGCTCACAGCCTATGTATACCTACTGGAGGTTGGGGACGTGTCATTCAACCAGCCCATCACACGATATGTGCCTGAGCTAGCAGATATCTCTGCGgagctgaggaagaagcatgCCTCTAATCTTAAATATGTGGACTGGGATGTCATAACCATTGGCGCACTCGCATCGCACATGGCTGGCATACCACGAGACTCCCCAAGCCCTGCTTCGTCGGACCGCCAACTAGAACGGTTGGGATTTCCACCAGTTCGCCCGGTTGACTTTGCCTACTGTGGGAAAAGCGTCTTGTATCCTTGCAACCGCACTG CCTTCTTTGACGTCATACAGAACCGCCACCCAGTCGAAGCAGCGTTTTCAACCCCTATATACTCCAACATTGGTTACCAAATCATGGCGTATGCGCTTGAGAATATAACTGGAACGACGTATCCTGATATTTTATCACGCCAACTTATCCTCCCCCTCCGTTTGAATTCTACAAGCTATGCTAAGCCGGCCAATGCTGATTCATCTATCATACCTGGCAGTCCAAGCGGCTCTTGGTATGATGTCGACACGCGCGATGAGGGACCGGCCGGGGGAATATACTCGTCGATCGCAGACCTACGCAGGATCGGACAGTCTCTTTTAACATATGAAGTGCTGTCGCCCTCTGCAACCCGACGATGGATGAAACCCGTCAGTTTCACTGCCGATCCACAGGTTGCAGTCGGCGCACCATGGGAGATTGCTCGTCTTCCATCCACCAACAGAACCAGTTGGATGTACACCAAGGGTGGTCAGTTGGGAATGTACAGCAGCCTAATGGCTTTACTACCAGATTGGGGTGTCGGACTCACTGTTTTGGCCGCTGGAACCGATGCTCCGGGAGTTGTGGGCATGATGCCGGGTGCGATTGTTTCCAAGCTAGTTCCTGCTTTGGAGCAAGCTGCTAAGCGGCAAGCAAGACGAAGTTATAGTGGCCGCTACGGAAATGAACGAAATGGTATGACGGTAGCTGTGCAGGACAGTCTACCAGGGCTAGGCGTCACGTCGTGGCATCTCGATGGACGCGACATGTTTGATTCAATCCGCCTGATGGTCTCAGAGTCGTCGACTGGCTCAGGAAACGTCAGCATGAGATTGTATCCGACGGGTCTACAGACGCAAACAGACGGAAAGGCTAGACTTGAGAGTTGGCGGGCGGTCTACGAGATCATTGATGCCTCTTCGCCGTCCAGTTCGTACTGTGCTAGCTGGTTCAGTGTGGATTCGGTCACGTACGGAGGTGTGTCTATCGACGAGTTTGTCATCGGTCTTTCGGCAGACGGGACTGCTCAGGGCATTACCATAAGCGCCTTTAATACTTGGCTTGAAAGG GTGGGATCTGGTATGCTACGCCTTGGTTGTCAAAAGGGAGGCAGGAAGGCTTGGGATCTCTTTTCTATGTAA
- a CDS encoding hypothetical protein (EggNog:ENOG41) — translation MSGKVKLSPTKFTQAVVRSFMADSGLEPRLLGKHFRVTSATEGKVDFELDIQKEHTNRLQTIHGGTLASLVDLGGSLAVASSGRFATGVSTDLNVTYLSPGGRPGDVLKGTATLDKIGKTLAFTQVTFTNSKGQLAARGSHTKYVTGTMGEDGPFVAPAEFSDVD, via the exons ATGTctggcaaggtcaagctcAGTCCCACGAAATTCACACAGGCG GTCGTGCGCTCTTTCATGGCAGACTCGGGTCTTGAGCCTCG TCTTCTAGGGAAACAT TTCCGCGTCACCAGTGCCACAGAAGGCAAAgttgactttgagcttgaCATCCAAAAAGAGCACACC AACCGTCTCCAGACAATTCACGGTGGCACACTTGCCAGTCTCGTCGACCTCGGTGGTTCTCTCGCCGTCGCCTCATCAGGCCGCTTCGCAACAGGCGTGTCAACCGATCTGAACG TGACATATCTGAGCCCCGGAGGCCGCCCGGGAGATGTTCTCAAGGGTACTGCCACACTCGACAAGATTGGCAAGACACTTGCTTTTACGCAGGTGACGTTCACCAATAGCAAGGGACAATTGGCTGCGCGAGGAAGCCATACAAA ATACGTCACGGGTACTATGG